The sequence TGGAGAAAAAATTAGGCCAATTACCGCCAGAGATATGAATAAGACCGAAAAGAGATGGTTCCGAAGGAAGTGATAACGATGGCTCAAATACCCCATTTCAAATCTGAAGATGAAGAGGCAAAGTTCTGGGCTAACCATAATTTTATGGATTATATAGATGATACCGAAGAGATAGAGGTGGAAATCGCGCCTGACTTGATTAAAACAATTAAAAAACGAAGGAAGGATATTCCCTCTATAAAAATAAAGCTCGATTCTGCTCAATTAATGACCATTCGCAAGATTGCTACATCAAAGAAGATAGATTATTTAACATTGCTTCAGGGGTGGATTGTCGAAGGAGTCAATAGAGAGAAGTCTATTCTTACAAGTAGGCAGAATTGATATTCAGAAAAGGGGGTTCTAATGTCTAAGATAATTGCCTCAGCCGCTATTCGGGGGGCACATTTCATTGTGGGCAAAGCTGAAGAGAGGCTTAAGACAGCTATCCAAGAGAAGGGAAGAGACTGTGAGGTTGAATTTCCTAATACAGGTTACTACCTACCCATCATCTATTCGATGACCGGCCAAGCCGTCAAAACCCTGGGGGAGATGGAGCCGGTCTTGCAGCAGGCAAAAGGCTTGCTTCCGCCTGTTCCGGCTGAACACTTCCATTTACCCTATCTTGGCCATACCCTGGATGCCGGAATGGCTACCCTCTTTGCTGAGGAGATAATCGAGGCCCTGAAATATACGGAGGACCCTGTGCCCTACCTTATTGCGCCGGCCCCGGATGAAGAACATCTCTGGATCGGGGCGGCGGATGACAAGATTATGCGGGAAAGGGGGATTGAGTTTGTTGACGGCACCGCCCCTGGTTTTGCGGCCTGTGTAGGGGCATGTCCGGATTCCAAAACAGCCGTTAAGCTGGCCCGTGAACTCCAGGAGAAGAATCTCTATGTCTTTATGCATGCCAAT comes from bacterium and encodes:
- a CDS encoding CopG family antitoxin; the protein is MAQIPHFKSEDEEAKFWANHNFMDYIDDTEEIEVEIAPDLIKTIKKRRKDIPSIKIKLDSAQLMTIRKIATSKKIDYLTLLQGWIVEGVNREKSILTSRQN